In the genome of Chloroflexota bacterium, the window GCTTGCTGTTCAGCACCTCGATGTAGCGGGCTAGCATCTCCGCCTGGTACTCCTCGCTGAACATCTCCGGCGGCTGAGCGTGGTACCCGGGGATTGTGTCCGCGCCGAACTCCGTCAGCAGCAGCGGCTTGGGATATCGAGCGTGCAGCGCGTCCAGCTCCGCGGATAGCTTGGCGCACCCCTCCTCCAGCCGACCACCCTCGGTGTACCAGCCGTAGTAGCGATTCAGGCATACCACGTCGCAGAATTCGAAGGCCTCCTCGCTCTCCCCCAGCATGCTGACCACCGTCGCCGGCCGGGTGGGGTCCAGCGACTTGGCCAGATCGTACAGGTCGCGGAAGAACGCCTTGGCCGCCGGCCGTTTGGAGTGCGGCTCGTTGGCCAGGCTCCACATGATCACGCTGGGGTGGTTCTTGTCCCGGGCGATGAGCTCCCGCGTGTACTGGCGGCACAGCTCCAGCCGTCGCTCCAGTCCCTCCTCCCGGAAGAACAGCCCCACCGCGGGGGTCTCGTCGATCACCAGGAAGCCCAGCCGGTCGGCCAGGTCCATCATCTGCTCGGAGTAGGGGTAGTGTGAGGTGCGGAAGGAGTTCGCGCCGATCCATCGCATCAGCGCGTAGTCCTTGACGATGACGGCGGGCACCACTCCTCGTCCGGTGATGGGGAAGTCCTCGTGGCGGCCGAAGCCCTTGAGCGTGATCGGCTGGCCGTTGAGCAGCAGCGCATCGCCGTCCACCGCGATGGTGCGGATGCCCACGGGGAGGGTGTAGCGATCGAACGCCTCCCCGCCGCGCACCAGCTCCACCGTCAGCTCGTACAGGTTGGGGGACTCCGGCGACCACAGAGCGGCCCCCGGCACGGTCAGCACTGCCTGCATCGCCTCGCCGGAGGCGGGCAGCTCGGCGGAGACCTCGGCGCCGTGCCCGCGCAGGATGAAACGGGCCGTCGCCGCGTCCGGGGTCGTGCGGTCCACTTGCACTCGCACGATGCCGTCGCGCTCCACGATCTCTGTCACCACCGTCAGGTCGGCGATGGCGTCATGCGGCGTGGCGTAGAGCAGCACGGGCCGATGGATGCCGCAGAATGGGAAGAAATCGAAGGTCGTATCCGGGTAGTTCTCCCCGGCGAACGTGTCCCGGGGATCGGGAGGGACGTTCCCGGGCGGCACGCGATCAGGCGCCAGTTCGCCCTCCACGCGCACCACCAGGAAGTTGCCCTCGCTTC includes:
- the uidA gene encoding beta-glucuronidase; amino-acid sequence: MLYPQSNPLRQSIDLSGFWDFRFDPDDAGLSAGWPEGFPDGSPIAVPASWNDQFEDWRDYLGPAWYQTRFDLPWGWEQRRVYLRFGSVNYLAEVWLNGIRLGQHEGGHLPFEFDVTPHLRSEGNFLVVRVEGELAPDRVPPGNVPPDPRDTFAGENYPDTTFDFFPFCGIHRPVLLYATPHDAIADLTVVTEIVERDGIVRVQVDRTTPDAATARFILRGHGAEVSAELPASGEAMQAVLTVPGAALWSPESPNLYELTVELVRGGEAFDRYTLPVGIRTIAVDGDALLLNGQPITLKGFGRHEDFPITGRGVVPAVIVKDYALMRWIGANSFRTSHYPYSEQMMDLADRLGFLVIDETPAVGLFFREEGLERRLELCRQYTRELIARDKNHPSVIMWSLANEPHSKRPAAKAFFRDLYDLAKSLDPTRPATVVSMLGESEEAFEFCDVVCLNRYYGWYTEGGRLEEGCAKLSAELDALHARYPKPLLLTEFGADTIPGYHAQPPEMFSEEYQAEMLARYIEVLNSKPYVVGQHVWNMCDFKTGQSVRRMGGMNYKGVFTRDRRPKLAAHRLRELWR